The proteins below are encoded in one region of Eubacteriales bacterium:
- the rpoC gene encoding DNA-directed RNA polymerase subunit beta' yields MFELNNFDSMQIGLASPEKIREWSRGEVKKPETINYRTLKPEKDGLFCERIFGPTKDWECHCGRYKRNRYKGIICDKCGVEVTRAKVRRERMGHIELAAPVSHIWYFKGIPSRMGLLLDMSLRSLEKVLYFASFVVYDPGNTTLEYKQLLNDKEYHEAVEKFGEDSFKAGMGAETVKILLKNIDLDALSAELKEELKTATGQKRIRTVKRLEVVEAFRNSNNRPEWIILDVVPVIPPELRPMVQLDGGRFATSDLNDLYRRVINRNNRLNRLLQLKAPDIIVRNEKRMLQEAVDALIDNGRRGRQVTGPGNRPLKSLSDLLRGKQGRFRQNLLGKRVDYSGRSVIVVGPDLKMYQCGLPKEMALELFKPFVMKKLVQDNYAHNIKSAKRMVERVRSEVWDVLEEVIKDHPVLLNRAPTLHRLGIQAFEPILVEGRALKIHPLVCTAYNADFDGDQMAVHVPLSVEAQAESRFLMLASNNILKPQDGKSVVSPTQDMVIGSYYLTIQREGLIGAGSVFMSVDEAIMAYQTGQVALQAPIKVRLEAEFNGEKFEKIIDTTTGRLIFNTAIPQDLGFVDRSKKENAGFLEIDRLVDKKVLGRIVDACYRKHGSTRTSEVLDSVKDLGFRYSTVGAITISVSDIVVPEEKKALIADAEERVIAIEKKYKRGLLTRQEKKENVIKIWDETTKKVTDALMDNLDRFNPIYMMANSGARGSTNQIRQLAGMRGLMADPSGEILEIPIRANFREGLTVLEFFISSHGARKGLADTALRTADSGYLTRRLVDVSQDVVVREDDCFKSLNEPVRGTVVKAMTNGKEVIEPLQDRIKGRYSVDKIIDPKTSEVLVNENEMITYDIAQKIVDAGITEVNIRSVLTCRSEHGVCAKCYGANMATGGEVNIGEAVGIIAAQSIGEPGTQLTMRTFHTGGVAGGDITQGLPRVEELFEARKPKGLAVISGITGTIQINDTKKRREIMVRNDVGEAETHTIPYGARLKVAEGDAIEAGDELTEGSINPNDILKIKGMKGVQNYLLKEVQMVYRLQGVEISDKHIEIIIRQMLRKCKIEDSGDTNMLPGALIDIFEFERQNKEVADAGGQQATAKRTLLGITKASLATESFLSAASFQETTRVLTDAAIKGKLDPLVGLKENVIIGKLIPAGTGMTRYKDIEVIKNIPENESELHPFLEETKNSRQVSLDL; encoded by the coding sequence TTGTTCGAGCTTAATAACTTTGATTCCATGCAAATAGGGCTAGCTTCACCGGAAAAAATCAGGGAATGGTCAAGAGGCGAAGTAAAAAAGCCAGAAACTATAAATTATCGTACGTTAAAACCAGAAAAGGATGGCCTTTTCTGTGAAAGAATTTTTGGGCCGACAAAAGACTGGGAATGTCATTGCGGAAGATATAAGAGGAATCGCTATAAGGGGATTATCTGCGACAAGTGCGGCGTTGAAGTAACGCGCGCAAAGGTCAGAAGAGAAAGGATGGGCCATATAGAACTGGCTGCACCTGTATCTCACATATGGTACTTTAAAGGGATACCGTCCCGTATGGGGCTGCTTTTAGACATGTCTCTTCGTTCCCTTGAAAAGGTGCTTTATTTTGCATCTTTCGTAGTCTACGATCCTGGCAACACAACGCTTGAGTATAAGCAGCTTTTAAACGATAAGGAATACCATGAAGCGGTTGAGAAATTCGGAGAAGATTCCTTTAAGGCCGGAATGGGCGCTGAAACAGTAAAGATCCTTTTAAAGAACATAGATTTAGATGCCCTTTCAGCTGAGCTTAAAGAGGAATTAAAAACTGCGACAGGGCAAAAGCGTATTCGCACAGTAAAACGCTTGGAAGTTGTAGAAGCGTTCAGAAACAGCAATAACCGCCCAGAGTGGATTATTTTAGATGTTGTTCCAGTTATTCCGCCGGAACTTAGGCCTATGGTCCAGTTAGACGGCGGCCGTTTTGCTACGTCTGACTTAAACGATTTATACAGGCGTGTTATAAACAGAAACAACCGCTTAAACAGATTGCTTCAGTTAAAAGCACCGGACATTATAGTCAGGAACGAAAAGAGGATGCTTCAAGAAGCAGTAGATGCTTTAATTGATAACGGCAGGCGCGGAAGGCAGGTTACCGGACCTGGAAACAGGCCGCTTAAATCTTTAAGCGATCTTTTACGCGGCAAGCAAGGGCGTTTCCGCCAGAACTTACTTGGTAAACGTGTAGACTATTCAGGCCGTAGCGTTATCGTTGTAGGACCAGACCTTAAGATGTACCAGTGCGGTCTTCCAAAGGAAATGGCATTAGAGTTATTTAAGCCGTTTGTAATGAAAAAACTTGTGCAGGATAACTATGCACATAATATAAAGAGCGCAAAGAGAATGGTAGAACGCGTTCGAAGCGAAGTTTGGGATGTGCTTGAAGAAGTTATAAAAGACCATCCGGTTCTTTTAAACCGTGCGCCTACGCTTCATAGGCTGGGCATACAGGCGTTTGAGCCGATACTGGTTGAGGGGCGTGCTTTAAAGATACATCCTTTGGTTTGTACCGCATACAATGCAGACTTCGACGGAGACCAAATGGCGGTTCACGTGCCGCTGTCCGTTGAGGCGCAGGCTGAATCCAGGTTTTTGATGCTTGCATCAAACAACATATTAAAGCCGCAGGACGGGAAGTCCGTTGTAAGCCCGACGCAGGATATGGTTATAGGTAGTTATTACTTAACTATACAAAGAGAAGGCTTAATTGGCGCAGGAAGCGTATTTATGTCCGTTGACGAAGCTATCATGGCTTATCAGACAGGTCAGGTTGCACTTCAGGCTCCTATAAAAGTTAGGCTTGAAGCAGAGTTTAATGGTGAAAAGTTTGAAAAGATTATTGATACAACAACGGGAAGGCTGATATTTAATACAGCTATACCTCAGGATTTAGGTTTTGTAGACAGAAGCAAAAAGGAAAATGCCGGATTTCTTGAAATAGACAGGCTGGTAGATAAAAAAGTTCTAGGCAGAATAGTTGATGCTTGCTACAGAAAACACGGAAGCACCAGGACTTCTGAAGTTTTGGACAGCGTAAAGGACTTAGGATTCAGATATTCAACAGTTGGTGCTATTACGATAAGCGTATCCGATATAGTTGTACCTGAAGAGAAAAAGGCGTTGATTGCCGATGCCGAGGAAAGAGTTATAGCTATTGAGAAAAAATATAAACGCGGGCTTTTAACAAGGCAGGAAAAGAAAGAAAATGTAATAAAAATTTGGGATGAAACCACTAAAAAAGTTACAGATGCCCTGATGGACAATCTTGACAGGTTTAATCCTATATATATGATGGCAAACTCCGGCGCCAGAGGTAGTACAAATCAGATAAGGCAGCTGGCCGGAATGCGCGGACTTATGGCAGATCCATCCGGTGAAATACTGGAGATTCCGATAAGAGCTAATTTCCGTGAAGGATTAACGGTTCTTGAATTCTTTATTTCATCGCATGGAGCCAGAAAAGGCCTTGCAGATACTGCTCTTAGGACAGCAGACTCAGGGTATTTAACGCGCCGTCTTGTCGACGTAAGCCAAGATGTTGTAGTTAGGGAAGACGATTGCTTTAAGTCATTAAACGAGCCTGTAAGAGGAACTGTCGTTAAAGCGATGACTAATGGCAAAGAAGTCATAGAACCGCTACAGGATAGGATCAAGGGGCGTTATTCGGTAGATAAGATAATAGACCCTAAAACGTCTGAAGTTTTGGTAAATGAAAATGAAATGATAACTTATGATATAGCGCAAAAGATAGTTGATGCAGGTATAACCGAAGTCAACATTCGTTCGGTTCTGACTTGCAGAAGCGAACACGGCGTATGCGCTAAGTGTTACGGCGCTAATATGGCGACAGGCGGAGAAGTAAATATTGGCGAAGCAGTTGGCATAATCGCTGCACAGTCCATAGGCGAACCTGGAACACAGCTGACCATGAGAACGTTCCATACGGGCGGCGTTGCAGGCGGAGACATAACTCAAGGTCTTCCGCGTGTTGAAGAGCTGTTTGAAGCTAGAAAGCCAAAGGGCTTAGCTGTTATCTCTGGTATAACGGGTACCATTCAGATAAACGATACCAAGAAGAGAAGAGAGATAATGGTAAGGAACGATGTGGGCGAAGCTGAGACACATACCATACCATATGGTGCAAGACTTAAAGTAGCAGAAGGGGACGCGATCGAAGCCGGCGACGAACTCACCGAAGGATCGATAAATCCAAACGATATACTAAAGATAAAAGGCATGAAAGGCGTACAAAATTACCTGCTTAAAGAAGTGCAGATGGTATACCGTTTACAGGGCGTTGAGATATCCGATAAACATATCGAGATAATAATTAGGCAGATGCTTAGAAAATGTAAAATCGAAGATTCAGGCGACACTAACATGCTGCCGGGCGCATTAATAGATATATTCGAGTTTGAACGGCAGAATAAAGAAGTAGCCGATGCCGGTGGGCAGCAGGCAACAGCTAAGAGGACGTTGCTTGGAATAACAAAAGCATCTTTAGCTACGGAGTCTTTCTTATCTGCGGCTTCATTCCAGGAGACAACGAGAGTATTAACAGATGCTGCAATAAAAGGCAAGTTAGATCCGTTGGTTGGCTTAAAGGAAAACGTTATAATAGGAAAACTGATTCCTGCCGGAACGGGTATGACCAGATATAAAGATATAGAGGTTATAAAAAACATACCGGAAAACGAGAGTGAATTGCATCCTTTCCTTGAGGAAACTAAAAATTCAAGGCAAGTTTCGTTAGACCTCTAA